A genomic segment from Pseudobacteriovorax antillogorgiicola encodes:
- the pilM gene encoding type IV pilus assembly protein PilM, whose product MIFNKPLIALDIGSSSVKLAELSGKGASRKLRTLGLEVIPQGAVMNGEIQDASALLKVVKKLLTSMNIEPKGRRVGLSLSGGAVILKRMVLMPDDESDLSEQVFEEAKQQFHHDMSDMYFRYQELPSKFTQEGEKAFLIVAGRIDIIEQYVDVIHKAGMKVGVIDTDTFCLANSFEFNYPIAESLVAIANVGANSTQVVLTYEGEYLYSREFYLGGNLITKKISEDLAIDFENAEGLKISASGGDQAIADKIRASVRDINDQINSEINQTVEFFVQHENIPNLSEVKYIFLSGGAAMSLDLAPSLSSLLQAPVQIINPFNRIDTAPSGVDMEYLLSHGAIYGIATGLGLRKPDDGQGNKP is encoded by the coding sequence ATGATTTTTAATAAACCATTGATCGCCTTGGATATTGGTAGTTCATCCGTCAAGCTTGCAGAGCTTTCCGGCAAGGGAGCCTCGCGCAAACTCAGAACTTTGGGTTTGGAGGTGATCCCCCAGGGAGCTGTGATGAATGGTGAAATCCAAGACGCTAGCGCACTCCTTAAGGTGGTAAAAAAGCTGCTCACTTCTATGAACATCGAGCCAAAGGGCCGGAGAGTGGGCCTTTCACTATCTGGGGGAGCTGTTATCCTTAAGCGAATGGTTCTCATGCCAGACGACGAGTCGGATCTTTCGGAGCAAGTCTTTGAAGAGGCAAAGCAGCAGTTTCATCACGATATGAGTGATATGTATTTTCGTTACCAAGAGCTGCCGAGCAAGTTTACTCAGGAAGGTGAAAAAGCTTTTCTGATTGTTGCGGGGAGGATCGACATCATCGAACAGTATGTTGATGTCATTCATAAGGCTGGGATGAAAGTTGGGGTCATCGACACAGACACATTTTGCTTAGCAAACTCCTTTGAATTCAACTATCCCATTGCGGAATCCCTAGTTGCCATCGCTAATGTAGGGGCTAACTCAACCCAGGTAGTGTTGACCTACGAAGGGGAGTATCTCTATAGCCGTGAATTCTATTTGGGTGGCAACTTAATCACCAAGAAAATTTCGGAAGATCTTGCGATAGATTTCGAGAATGCAGAAGGCCTAAAAATATCAGCATCTGGGGGTGATCAAGCGATTGCCGATAAAATTCGTGCCTCGGTAAGAGACATCAATGATCAGATCAATAGTGAGATCAATCAAACTGTTGAGTTCTTTGTTCAGCATGAAAATATTCCAAACCTTTCTGAAGTTAAATATATCTTTTTATCTGGTGGCGCTGCAATGAGTCTTGACCTAGCCCCCAGCCTATCCTCCCTACTCCAGGCACCAGTGCAGATCATCAATCCCTTCAATCGAATCGATACAGCACCGTCGGGAGTCGATATGGAGTATTTGCTTTCCCATGGTGCGATCTATGGCATAGCCACAGGTTTGGGCCTACGAAAACCAGATGATGGACAAGGAAATAAGCCTTGA
- a CDS encoding PilN domain-containing protein has translation MISINLTPVEELENQYWWIPDAVALGVSLLLSIVTVQLYLDGLQSEVDDLNEEIARYERDFRSMRSDIDQFNDLNDKITKLESKKTSLKRITESKLIRYLPVILIENLQNLRPEGLWFNRVSFIDQGGEGNERRNQPEGGTNLAEIKNGEFPVSIEIEGAAFSHTIIAEFMTSLKATQNQEADASDVRTQLFFNKVAIDIAEITSVQQGDGSTDITSFKLNLGFKERLVTAADREKLTQFIKSFKDNGQAIMR, from the coding sequence TTGATTAGCATAAATCTCACACCTGTTGAAGAATTAGAAAATCAGTATTGGTGGATTCCAGATGCTGTTGCACTTGGTGTTTCCCTCCTCTTGAGTATCGTTACGGTTCAGCTCTACTTAGATGGCCTACAGTCTGAAGTGGATGATCTCAATGAAGAGATCGCACGCTATGAAAGAGATTTTCGATCCATGCGTAGTGATATCGATCAGTTTAACGATCTCAACGATAAAATCACAAAGTTGGAATCCAAGAAGACGTCACTCAAGCGAATTACCGAATCCAAGCTGATTCGTTACCTACCTGTAATTCTGATCGAAAATTTGCAGAATTTGCGTCCAGAAGGGTTATGGTTTAATCGTGTGTCTTTTATCGATCAGGGAGGTGAAGGTAATGAGCGTCGCAATCAGCCTGAGGGTGGAACCAACCTAGCTGAAATTAAAAACGGCGAGTTTCCTGTGTCTATCGAGATCGAAGGTGCTGCCTTTAGCCATACCATCATTGCTGAATTCATGACGTCTCTAAAGGCAACTCAAAATCAGGAGGCAGATGCCAGTGATGTTAGAACCCAGCTATTTTTCAATAAGGTAGCTATCGACATCGCCGAGATCACCTCTGTTCAGCAAGGTGATGGATCCACTGATATCACGTCGTTTAAGCTAAATTTGGGCTTCAAAGAGCGATTGGTCACGGCGGCAGATCGTGAAAAACTTACTCAGTTTATTAAGTCGTTTAAGGACAATGGTCAGGCAATCATGAGGTAG
- a CDS encoding type 4a pilus biogenesis protein PilO — MELEDIVDKYRGAKMNVRLLIAVVVGLLPALYYWTDEGERIQYDLDSAVSRKGSAESKFENGKRKVAQLPALLSKLSDIEGQLGKAKRILPDEVEMDTILASVGTLEKEFNIQITRFQPGQEVQPNPQIEYKEVPVTLEVRGRFPQIMQFYDSLVHLPNLTHLRNISLENVEGDADGEGASRMVVGRSKLILFKGM; from the coding sequence TTGGAATTAGAAGATATTGTCGATAAATATCGCGGCGCAAAGATGAATGTCCGCCTGCTCATTGCGGTAGTCGTGGGACTTTTGCCGGCGCTCTATTACTGGACGGATGAAGGTGAGAGAATACAGTATGACCTGGATTCGGCGGTGAGTCGTAAGGGAAGCGCGGAATCAAAGTTTGAGAATGGCAAGCGTAAGGTCGCTCAATTACCAGCTTTGCTTAGCAAGCTGTCTGATATCGAAGGTCAGCTAGGTAAGGCGAAGAGAATCCTGCCTGATGAAGTGGAAATGGATACGATTTTAGCTTCCGTGGGAACTTTGGAGAAAGAATTCAATATTCAAATCACCCGTTTTCAGCCTGGTCAGGAGGTTCAGCCCAATCCGCAAATTGAGTATAAAGAGGTACCTGTAACTCTGGAAGTAAGAGGGCGATTTCCTCAAATCATGCAGTTTTACGATAGCCTTGTTCACTTACCAAACCTCACTCATCTTAGGAATATCTCGTTGGAGAATGTTGAAGGTGATGCTGATGGAGAGGGAGCAAGTCGCATGGTTGTGGGGCGATCCAAATTGATTTTATTTAAAGGAATGTGA
- a CDS encoding pilus assembly protein PilP, with the protein MGRILAIIFLFSEASFGQAKVDVLDLSQIDLEEEELDLEELEKDNTPENDALRVEDILEPSGDYQYASFGRPDPFARPPLGQSEAPLNEDPSAQGPGETAIPILSPLQAYPLEQLQVKGVWVHRSGETRAVVMTPKKEGIVIKEGDPISAGKVIDINRRRVLVRQYSLRADGTREFKDVELGMGKPEQEQRGTIRLRPGGETVFEVNEPADQRPVDQGVLNPAPAAGAANPLMNVGAAAEGGQRNQPLGNQRLPAGNQRPPAGLPPLPGELRDVPLPNNDIPDGLANDPKPPAQGVQKGANNGQM; encoded by the coding sequence ATGGGACGAATCTTAGCGATCATATTTCTGTTTAGTGAAGCTAGCTTTGGGCAAGCTAAGGTTGACGTATTGGATCTGAGTCAAATAGACCTTGAAGAGGAGGAGCTTGACCTTGAGGAGCTTGAAAAAGATAACACGCCGGAAAATGATGCCCTTAGAGTCGAGGATATTCTAGAGCCTTCTGGGGACTACCAGTATGCCTCGTTTGGTCGGCCAGATCCATTTGCTCGTCCGCCTTTAGGTCAATCAGAAGCTCCTTTGAATGAGGATCCAAGTGCCCAAGGCCCTGGCGAGACAGCTATCCCGATTCTTAGCCCATTGCAAGCTTATCCTCTTGAGCAACTACAAGTGAAGGGCGTTTGGGTTCATCGCTCGGGAGAGACGAGAGCGGTTGTCATGACTCCCAAGAAAGAGGGCATTGTGATTAAGGAAGGCGACCCCATTTCTGCCGGAAAGGTGATCGATATCAATCGAAGACGGGTGCTAGTGAGACAATATAGTTTGCGGGCCGATGGAACCAGGGAATTTAAGGACGTTGAACTTGGAATGGGCAAACCAGAGCAAGAGCAGCGAGGAACCATTCGTTTGAGGCCCGGCGGTGAAACAGTTTTCGAAGTGAACGAACCTGCTGATCAGCGACCTGTTGATCAAGGTGTGCTCAATCCAGCACCGGCAGCTGGGGCAGCGAATCCCTTGATGAATGTTGGAGCTGCAGCGGAAGGCGGGCAGCGCAATCAGCCTCTTGGGAATCAGCGCCTACCTGCAGGGAACCAGCGTCCACCGGCGGGTCTTCCTCCACTGCCCGGAGAGCTCAGAGATGTGCCATTGCCGAACAACGATATTCCTGATGGCTTGGCGAATGATCCCAAACCACCAGCTCAAGGAGTACAGAAAGGAGCAAATAATGGTCAGATGTAG
- a CDS encoding secretin N-terminal domain-containing protein, which produces MVRCSNGWGLIFGLPLILFLSLMGSCSTSPDDAINPEEALEEEDNNFSDQEEFEANEDDSDVEQNNNSEENDNFNNQEGDEQADGFGNDEFEDFADTETGSEEDVGFGENDDLLFDDSGENINFQPLADEGDFEGQDDNIFAENQSNSIGIEGQQEFASNNGNMFADENTQIPLEQNTPVENSFSNVGNAPSVIGGDDFGSAAPIESTAVDSQSVVPANGVETRAAEIAPVYHKLNWVGYEIDDESKRLMISIITRGTPEFEIFQEQNQSVQPELVIRFFQTELRKKIKWDIDASEFRSPVAYIRMRDDKVRGLVDVILTFRDPVEGRFLAKDSNITLNFPIPEYYYGNLRVVQDRLRDKAEKLGSAEISLLLEQDSQQPRNLGNQRDQDLEPEQGEMIDRVISPEQGIDGSGLPDNFSWQDAPVFERTLFAVTSFSVLSVGQDNGELLEENNFPQEALESQQQEEQDLGQQQEEQEFQQGNQQQNQFLNQQEEIGQFQQEQAQQENSLNNENLQGLNGNFNQEAANNAGLGPMNQGNNGDFFGNSGDNAAIQAFNQENLGNFGNEALNEDLNFENDAPMGNNSGMVDNVMVNELEAMDENGNVIAEPSPVNSTRSPRRSDQEKLVYMEFTDAPLSLVFKSFSEETGNNFIFPNSVGDLTVSIHFRGVPWDEALKAILETHSLGMVRVGESIVRVDAVDRLTTYLQTLERAQQFEARRTPTKILVFRLNNAVAADIVNRINELIARDKQIDPRIQVSADPRTNSVVMEAPDYVLAKSKSIIERLDLKTPQVEIASRIVEVQKTNSDLFGVSWLNQALLNFDPGRGLGFGSLNFPNSLTSSFAVDPGIRAAPAVGNAQFKFGSINKFIDLDLLLRMEERRGTTNVLQSNRVLVLDGQDALILAGNSKFFRPAAGAVVGGGAGDAGGAGAEGLSEVKFNLSLQVKPQVTADGSVIMDLEIKSDTPGAPTGEVLADKNTRELNTQMVRESGDTGVIGGIYDTSKTETVVGIPFFSNLPIIGTLFRSTITEESQTELLIMVTPTIVTTDGSEDRGNTAGAPRSEGNNFDNINF; this is translated from the coding sequence ATGGTCAGATGTAGCAATGGGTGGGGCCTGATCTTTGGCCTGCCTCTGATCCTCTTTCTGAGCTTGATGGGCTCCTGCTCCACATCACCTGATGATGCTATCAATCCAGAGGAAGCATTGGAGGAAGAGGACAACAACTTTAGTGACCAGGAAGAGTTTGAGGCTAACGAAGACGATAGCGATGTTGAGCAGAATAATAATTCAGAGGAAAACGATAATTTTAACAATCAAGAGGGTGATGAACAAGCCGATGGCTTTGGCAATGATGAGTTTGAAGATTTTGCAGATACTGAGACTGGATCTGAGGAAGATGTAGGATTCGGCGAAAACGATGATCTTCTTTTCGATGATTCGGGAGAAAATATTAACTTTCAACCCCTGGCAGACGAAGGTGATTTTGAAGGCCAGGACGATAACATCTTTGCAGAGAATCAAAGCAATAGCATTGGGATCGAAGGTCAGCAAGAATTTGCTTCCAATAACGGTAATATGTTTGCTGATGAGAATACTCAGATCCCACTCGAACAAAACACTCCCGTTGAAAACAGTTTTTCTAATGTGGGAAATGCACCTTCAGTTATAGGAGGAGATGACTTTGGCTCTGCAGCCCCGATAGAAAGTACGGCAGTTGATTCGCAGTCCGTAGTTCCAGCTAATGGTGTAGAAACAAGAGCTGCTGAGATCGCACCAGTTTATCACAAGCTCAACTGGGTTGGTTATGAGATTGATGATGAAAGCAAGCGTTTGATGATTAGTATCATCACTCGCGGCACACCAGAATTTGAAATTTTTCAGGAACAAAATCAATCTGTCCAACCAGAGTTGGTTATTCGCTTTTTCCAAACTGAGCTGAGAAAAAAGATTAAATGGGATATCGATGCTAGCGAGTTTCGATCTCCTGTGGCTTATATTCGCATGCGGGATGATAAGGTGCGAGGGCTAGTAGATGTTATCTTAACTTTTCGCGACCCGGTTGAGGGGCGCTTCCTGGCGAAGGATAGCAACATCACTCTGAACTTTCCGATTCCTGAGTATTACTATGGCAACTTAAGAGTTGTCCAAGATCGTTTGAGAGACAAGGCAGAAAAGCTCGGTTCTGCTGAAATCAGCCTGCTTCTGGAGCAGGATAGCCAACAGCCACGAAATCTAGGCAACCAAAGGGATCAAGATCTAGAACCAGAACAGGGTGAAATGATTGATCGGGTGATTAGCCCTGAACAAGGGATCGACGGCAGTGGCTTGCCGGATAATTTTTCGTGGCAAGATGCTCCCGTCTTTGAAAGAACGCTCTTTGCAGTAACTTCGTTTTCGGTTCTATCAGTTGGTCAGGATAATGGCGAGCTTCTGGAGGAAAATAATTTTCCTCAAGAGGCCCTGGAAAGTCAGCAGCAGGAGGAGCAGGATCTCGGTCAGCAGCAAGAGGAGCAGGAATTTCAGCAAGGAAATCAGCAGCAGAATCAGTTTTTGAACCAGCAGGAAGAGATCGGTCAGTTTCAACAAGAGCAGGCCCAGCAGGAAAATAGTCTGAACAACGAGAATCTGCAAGGCTTGAATGGCAATTTTAATCAAGAGGCCGCTAATAATGCGGGTTTAGGCCCTATGAATCAGGGGAATAATGGGGACTTTTTTGGCAATAGTGGCGATAATGCCGCCATTCAGGCGTTTAACCAGGAAAACCTTGGGAATTTTGGCAATGAGGCACTCAATGAGGACCTCAACTTCGAGAATGACGCTCCCATGGGTAATAATTCTGGTATGGTAGACAATGTGATGGTCAACGAACTAGAGGCTATGGACGAAAATGGCAATGTCATAGCAGAGCCCAGCCCAGTCAATTCCACCAGGTCTCCCAGGAGAAGTGACCAAGAGAAATTAGTCTACATGGAGTTTACGGATGCCCCCCTCAGCCTCGTGTTTAAAAGTTTCTCCGAAGAGACAGGCAACAATTTTATCTTTCCGAATTCTGTTGGCGATCTAACCGTCTCCATACACTTTCGAGGAGTTCCTTGGGATGAAGCGCTAAAAGCCATTCTTGAGACTCACTCATTAGGGATGGTCCGGGTTGGGGAGAGTATCGTGCGTGTTGATGCAGTGGATCGCTTGACCACCTACCTACAAACCTTAGAGCGGGCTCAACAGTTCGAAGCTAGGCGGACGCCTACGAAAATTTTAGTCTTTAGGCTAAATAATGCAGTGGCTGCAGACATTGTCAACCGGATCAACGAGTTGATTGCTCGCGACAAACAGATCGACCCAAGAATCCAAGTCAGTGCAGATCCTAGAACCAATTCGGTTGTGATGGAAGCGCCCGACTATGTTTTAGCGAAGAGCAAAAGCATTATAGAGCGTCTCGATCTGAAGACTCCTCAGGTTGAAATCGCCTCACGTATTGTTGAAGTTCAGAAAACTAACAGCGACTTATTTGGAGTGTCTTGGCTCAATCAAGCCTTACTCAACTTTGATCCTGGTCGCGGGCTAGGGTTTGGCTCTCTCAATTTTCCGAATAGCTTGACTTCAAGTTTTGCTGTTGACCCTGGGATCAGGGCGGCACCTGCCGTCGGCAATGCCCAGTTTAAATTTGGTAGCATCAATAAGTTTATCGATCTGGATTTGCTACTCAGGATGGAGGAGCGTCGCGGTACGACCAATGTTCTTCAATCCAATCGGGTTCTCGTTCTAGATGGGCAGGATGCGCTGATTCTTGCAGGCAACTCAAAATTCTTCCGGCCAGCTGCTGGTGCTGTTGTGGGAGGTGGTGCTGGAGATGCAGGTGGGGCAGGTGCCGAGGGGCTGTCGGAAGTGAAGTTTAATTTGTCCTTGCAAGTAAAGCCTCAGGTCACTGCTGATGGTTCGGTGATCATGGACCTAGAAATCAAGAGCGATACCCCCGGTGCACCAACTGGTGAAGTCCTTGCCGATAAGAACACAAGGGAGTTAAATACTCAAATGGTGCGGGAAAGTGGTGATACCGGAGTCATAGGTGGAATCTACGACACGAGCAAAACTGAAACAGTTGTTGGAATACCATTCTTTTCAAACTTACCCATAATAGGCACCTTGTTTCGCTCAACCATCACTGAAGAAAGCCAGACAGAGCTGCTGATCATGGTAACGCCAACGATTGTTACAACAGATGGCAGCGAGGATCGTGGAAATACGGCAGGTGCTCCGCGAAGCGAAGGCAATAACTTTGATAATATAAATTTCTAG
- a CDS encoding tetratricopeptide repeat protein produces the protein MQDLSLSSLDRETLQTFKANPNGRVFLAITEILHKHGFEDDALQLLMQGVQQHPTYSAARVVLAKRLFKSSIFQEAWEILDQSPVSLRENKTAQILKFRLALLLGYEEKLVFLRQDMDVRGQLDGALRQLNDELKAKSFQDVRQAFLEVARAEGYELGELNTPKVATDQFSENPSSGTLTEEPDPVLLDRLIEGFYVAPVSEIFSKLDEEATPDPDKHDLDAVTLAQVYRKQGCFQKALEIYQRLLYMAPNNDLFKKQVEELKSLRDEQHRQEQHIDPDLVERLDQVQKVDAKISALNRLLVKLEDYEAQRDT, from the coding sequence ATGCAAGATTTGTCGCTTTCTAGCTTGGATCGAGAAACTCTGCAGACATTCAAAGCTAACCCCAACGGTCGGGTCTTCCTTGCCATTACTGAAATTCTTCACAAGCATGGGTTCGAAGACGATGCCTTGCAATTACTGATGCAGGGGGTGCAGCAGCATCCAACATACAGCGCGGCGCGAGTTGTCTTGGCCAAACGGCTATTTAAAAGTTCGATCTTTCAGGAAGCTTGGGAAATTCTCGATCAGAGCCCTGTATCCCTCAGAGAAAACAAAACGGCACAGATTCTGAAGTTCCGCCTCGCTCTCCTCCTGGGTTACGAAGAGAAGTTGGTTTTTCTCAGGCAGGACATGGATGTTCGTGGGCAGCTCGATGGGGCTTTGCGACAACTCAATGACGAACTGAAAGCAAAAAGCTTCCAAGATGTTAGGCAAGCATTCCTAGAGGTAGCAAGGGCAGAAGGGTACGAGCTTGGCGAGCTAAATACTCCCAAGGTAGCGACGGATCAGTTTTCTGAGAACCCTAGTTCTGGGACACTGACAGAAGAGCCTGATCCAGTGCTTCTGGATCGTCTGATCGAAGGTTTTTACGTGGCTCCCGTGAGCGAAATCTTTAGCAAGCTCGATGAGGAAGCAACCCCAGACCCCGACAAGCATGACTTGGATGCAGTCACCCTGGCCCAGGTCTATCGCAAGCAGGGGTGCTTCCAAAAGGCTTTAGAGATTTATCAAAGGCTGCTATATATGGCTCCGAACAACGACTTGTTTAAAAAACAGGTCGAAGAGTTAAAGTCGCTCCGCGATGAGCAGCATCGGCAGGAACAACACATCGATCCTGATTTGGTGGAACGCCTCGACCAGGTTCAGAAAGTCGACGCAAAGATTTCTGCTCTGAATCGTTTGCTAGTGAAATTGGAAGATTATGAAGCACAAAGAGACACTTAA
- a CDS encoding type II 3-dehydroquinate dehydratase produces MKHKETLKILVASGVNLDLLGKREPEIYGHQTLDDVHRSLKGLAERFSKDIQIGIHLECFQTNHEGVLLDKLSEGWDGVLINPGAWTHTSLALADRLAGLAVPFVEVHISNISRREAIRKHSHTAPIAVGVTYGFGVQSYHTGLFGLIHHLQNTKL; encoded by the coding sequence ATGAAGCACAAAGAGACACTTAAGATATTAGTGGCCAGTGGGGTAAATTTAGATCTTTTGGGAAAAAGAGAGCCAGAGATCTACGGTCATCAAACGTTAGATGATGTTCACAGGAGCCTTAAGGGCCTTGCTGAGCGATTTTCGAAGGATATTCAGATTGGTATTCATCTAGAGTGTTTTCAGACCAATCATGAGGGAGTTTTACTAGATAAGCTCTCTGAGGGGTGGGACGGGGTCCTAATCAACCCCGGAGCATGGACTCACACCTCCTTAGCCTTAGCCGATCGATTAGCCGGTTTGGCTGTGCCTTTTGTGGAGGTTCATATATCAAATATTTCTCGTCGTGAAGCCATTCGAAAACATTCTCATACAGCACCTATTGCCGTGGGGGTTACCTATGGATTTGGAGTGCAATCCTACCATACCGGCTTGTTTGGTTTAATTCACCACCTTCAAAACACTAAGCTATGA
- a CDS encoding ParA family protein, translating to MKRVIFNQKGGVGKTSITCNLAAAFAKSGKKTLVVDLDSQANCSKYLLGDRMETISHTVSDFFASTLSFRLFQDSLQETIYPTDYDNLYTIPSDDSLKELQPKLEGRYKIFKLGEAIDVAVEKLGFDEVLFDTPPALNFYSMSALMAVDAVLIPFDCDAFSADAILQVMEAVEEVRADHRPNLEVEGIIINHFQAQAKLPQQIIESLIEQELKILQPYLSSSVVMRESHSAGIPLPFYKSNHKLSKDFMGLAEALMKNKAGTDASNPKKGRKTRSKGAQKDMT from the coding sequence ATGAAACGGGTGATCTTCAACCAAAAGGGTGGCGTTGGCAAGACTTCCATAACCTGTAACCTAGCTGCAGCCTTCGCGAAAAGCGGGAAGAAGACTCTTGTCGTAGATCTAGATTCACAGGCGAATTGTTCGAAGTATCTCTTGGGTGATCGCATGGAGACCATCAGTCACACGGTGTCTGATTTCTTTGCTTCAACTCTTAGCTTCCGCCTGTTCCAAGATTCATTGCAAGAAACCATTTACCCCACTGACTATGACAACCTATACACGATCCCTTCTGATGATAGTTTGAAGGAACTCCAGCCAAAGCTTGAAGGTCGCTATAAGATTTTTAAGCTTGGAGAAGCAATCGATGTAGCGGTGGAAAAGCTTGGATTTGATGAGGTATTATTTGATACTCCGCCTGCTCTAAACTTCTATTCCATGTCGGCATTGATGGCAGTTGATGCCGTTCTTATTCCATTTGACTGTGATGCTTTCAGTGCGGACGCCATCCTTCAAGTGATGGAAGCTGTAGAAGAAGTGCGAGCTGACCACCGGCCTAATCTTGAAGTGGAAGGGATTATTATCAATCACTTTCAAGCCCAGGCAAAGCTACCTCAGCAAATCATAGAGAGCTTGATCGAGCAGGAACTAAAAATTCTACAGCCCTACCTTTCGTCATCAGTGGTGATGAGGGAAAGTCATAGTGCGGGAATTCCTCTGCCGTTTTATAAGAGCAATCACAAGCTGAGCAAAGATTTTATGGGACTGGCAGAGGCACTCATGAAGAATAAAGCGGGGACTGATGCTTCAAATCCTAAGAAAGGCCGGAAAACCCGTTCCAAAGGAGCTCAAAAGGATATGACATGA
- a CDS encoding polyphenol oxidase family protein, with translation MTLDEYLNFMKAVTVSPAGSHFRHWQEQGIKHGFEGVGGHLQEYHHCDQVHGTALYEAGKDTAWNCEARIAGDGIYSNESKRPVAVKTADCVPILLHSESRVMAVHAGWRGLKSGIVSKALEILPRDRVQVGIGPCISYHKFEIGFEVVEEFLNSDLPISEGQWQSVFQRGVADRWHCDLATIVLLILAASGVSGSRVALMRTCTMMATDQWHSYRRDGVEAGRNWSWICLS, from the coding sequence ATGACTCTTGATGAGTATCTTAATTTTATGAAAGCAGTGACCGTTAGCCCCGCTGGCTCCCATTTTAGGCATTGGCAGGAGCAGGGAATCAAGCATGGCTTTGAAGGGGTTGGTGGGCATTTGCAAGAGTACCATCACTGCGATCAAGTTCATGGAACCGCCTTGTATGAAGCAGGAAAAGATACGGCTTGGAATTGCGAAGCACGAATTGCAGGGGATGGTATCTATTCAAACGAAAGCAAACGTCCTGTAGCCGTGAAGACCGCTGACTGTGTGCCTATTTTGTTGCATAGTGAAAGTCGGGTTATGGCTGTTCACGCTGGCTGGCGTGGATTGAAATCTGGAATTGTGAGCAAGGCTTTGGAAATCTTACCGCGCGACCGAGTTCAGGTGGGGATAGGGCCTTGTATCTCTTATCACAAGTTCGAAATCGGATTTGAGGTGGTAGAGGAGTTTCTGAATTCCGACCTACCTATTTCTGAAGGACAATGGCAATCTGTCTTCCAACGGGGAGTTGCAGATCGCTGGCACTGTGACTTAGCTACCATTGTCTTACTGATACTCGCCGCTAGTGGGGTTTCTGGAAGTCGGGTTGCTTTGATGCGAACCTGCACTATGATGGCTACAGATCAATGGCACAGTTATCGACGGGATGGAGTTGAGGCAGGGCGGAACTGGTCTTGGATTTGCCTTTCTTAA